In Candidatus Cohnella colombiensis, one DNA window encodes the following:
- a CDS encoding EAL domain-containing protein: MTYQLHSKHDNNGRLTIGLIPENSANEHENRMRLGIIEAAKKHNVNLICFTHLEAITNQSITYGHEAEQYQNSHDILLELIEQFDIDGLLFLGWSVLYDGDGLDQIKRHFAEIPILSLGKIFPGMPSVYCNGGENIQELILHLIHKHDYRKIAFVESWIEDSRKDFYITTMKEQGLFDPDLLVSATDVSVGSLADRPAKTLSLLLDERKVNFDAIIVMRAEEARIMLELLLERGLRVPDDVCITSYEDDLSIQYAYAPMTTIYFPFYEIGYTGCERMIELLTTGEVIDLTEVPSHIVYRQSCGCKLDDHASLATIDLATTLQKSEAEKAALVTKMITKHRHDLVVEEFNQSLLNTFSSSKILDILEPNLELLDIRSCNIFLNGKLSNRFEYCSHIYSYENHHRISTEPTVHIRSFNRQKMHEDGESKLLIVSLLHVEKNYIGHISFEPGPWDGLLYLRLAILLSHAFIGTHMVDKLTQEIILRKEKEKQLSYYANFDTPTQLLNRRSFYEAISQIADVDRFYFCYMDMDGFKNVNDSYGHAAGDQMLIEISHRVQQILSSYVLKFSKKQFVMGLHEDEEVDAIFRMGGDEFIAIIPDLAEPGVVAIINELIERLRMEYIVMGKRVQISCSVGISCFPHDSDDRMQLVQYADMAMYRAKKEGGNQYRLFKSQMMQESLMRREISNHLRYALENNELSIHYQPQVDCTNGTIIGLEALLRWNHPVLGQVPPATFIPIAEESGLIVQIGDWVMRKAVEQMIAWKHDNVPPIRIAVNLSAIQFFDGQLVKKVRTLLEETGWEASLLEFEITENIAMKEEHISILHKLRKLGVAISVDDFGTHYSSLSYLKRFPVTKLKLDKSFIRGIQSDPKDREMIKAIIFVAKTFDLEIIAEGVELLEEVKYLLDNGCTLIQGYYYYKPMDPSDIRKILQQSTTSQL; the protein is encoded by the coding sequence ATGACTTATCAGCTCCATTCCAAACACGATAATAATGGCAGGTTAACCATTGGGCTCATCCCAGAAAATAGTGCGAACGAACACGAAAATAGGATGAGGCTGGGAATTATTGAAGCAGCGAAAAAACACAACGTGAATCTAATTTGCTTCACACATTTGGAAGCGATTACAAACCAATCGATTACTTATGGTCATGAGGCTGAACAATATCAAAATAGTCATGATATATTACTCGAACTTATAGAGCAATTCGATATTGATGGCTTATTATTTTTGGGCTGGTCCGTATTGTATGATGGAGATGGATTGGATCAAATCAAGCGACATTTTGCCGAAATTCCGATATTAAGCTTGGGCAAGATTTTCCCCGGAATGCCAAGTGTATATTGTAACGGTGGAGAGAATATTCAAGAGCTTATTCTTCATCTTATTCACAAGCACGATTATCGAAAGATCGCCTTTGTAGAATCTTGGATCGAAGATAGTCGCAAAGATTTCTACATAACCACGATGAAAGAACAGGGATTATTTGATCCTGATTTGTTAGTAAGCGCAACAGATGTATCTGTGGGCTCATTGGCAGATCGTCCGGCAAAGACGTTGTCGTTATTACTTGATGAACGAAAAGTAAACTTCGATGCTATTATTGTGATGCGAGCTGAGGAAGCACGAATTATGCTGGAGCTTTTATTAGAGCGAGGTTTAAGAGTTCCTGATGACGTATGCATAACGAGTTATGAAGATGATCTTTCGATTCAATATGCGTATGCACCGATGACAACGATCTATTTTCCATTTTATGAAATTGGCTACACGGGCTGTGAGAGAATGATAGAGTTATTGACGACTGGTGAGGTTATAGATCTCACAGAAGTTCCCAGTCATATCGTGTATCGACAATCGTGTGGATGCAAGTTAGACGATCATGCGTCATTAGCGACGATTGATCTAGCAACTACGCTCCAGAAGAGTGAGGCAGAGAAAGCTGCACTCGTTACTAAGATGATCACGAAACATAGACATGACCTCGTAGTGGAGGAGTTCAATCAATCGTTATTAAATACTTTCTCGTCTTCGAAGATTCTAGATATTTTGGAGCCTAATTTGGAATTGCTTGATATTCGAAGCTGTAATATTTTTTTAAATGGGAAGCTTTCTAATCGCTTCGAGTATTGTTCACACATCTACAGTTATGAGAATCATCATCGGATTTCTACAGAGCCAACGGTTCATATCCGTAGCTTTAATCGACAAAAGATGCATGAGGATGGCGAGAGCAAGCTGCTTATCGTCTCTTTATTGCATGTAGAAAAAAATTATATCGGCCACATCAGCTTCGAGCCGGGGCCATGGGACGGCTTGCTTTATTTAAGACTTGCGATTCTATTAAGTCATGCCTTTATTGGCACACATATGGTAGATAAATTAACTCAGGAAATTATTTTGCGCAAAGAGAAGGAGAAGCAGCTGAGCTATTATGCGAATTTCGATACACCGACTCAGTTGTTAAATCGAAGATCCTTCTATGAGGCTATCTCACAGATTGCGGATGTGGACCGATTCTACTTTTGCTATATGGACATGGATGGCTTTAAAAATGTGAATGATAGCTACGGACATGCTGCAGGCGATCAGATGCTAATTGAAATTTCGCACCGAGTACAGCAGATATTAAGTAGTTATGTACTTAAGTTTTCGAAAAAACAGTTTGTAATGGGTCTTCATGAGGATGAAGAGGTTGATGCGATCTTTAGAATGGGTGGCGATGAATTTATCGCGATTATACCAGACTTAGCGGAACCGGGTGTCGTTGCAATTATTAATGAGCTAATTGAACGTTTGCGTATGGAATATATCGTAATGGGGAAGCGGGTACAGATCTCTTGTAGTGTTGGAATTAGCTGTTTTCCACATGACAGCGATGATCGCATGCAGCTCGTTCAGTATGCAGACATGGCGATGTATCGTGCGAAGAAGGAAGGCGGTAATCAATACCGTCTATTTAAATCGCAAATGATGCAGGAATCGTTAATGCGCCGTGAGATTAGTAATCATCTCCGTTATGCACTAGAAAACAATGAGCTATCTATTCATTATCAGCCACAAGTTGATTGTACGAACGGAACGATCATTGGACTTGAGGCGTTGTTGCGCTGGAATCATCCTGTATTAGGTCAGGTTCCTCCTGCAACATTCATTCCGATTGCGGAGGAATCAGGACTCATTGTTCAGATTGGTGACTGGGTTATGCGCAAAGCGGTGGAGCAGATGATTGCCTGGAAGCATGATAATGTGCCTCCGATTCGGATAGCGGTCAACTTATCTGCGATCCAATTTTTTGATGGCCAATTAGTGAAGAAGGTGCGAACCTTATTAGAGGAAACAGGGTGGGAGGCTTCGCTACTAGAATTTGAAATCACAGAAAATATAGCGATGAAAGAAGAGCATATTAGTATTCTGCACAAGTTGCGTAAGCTAGGTGTTGCGATTTCAGTGGACGATTTTGGTACGCATTATTCGTCGCTAAGCTATCTGAAACGATTCCCGGTTACGAAGCTTAAGCTGGATAAGTCGTTCATTCGAGGCATTCAGTCGGATCCGAAAGATCGTGAAATGATAAAGGCGATTATTTTTGTAGCGAAGACATTTGACCTGGAAATTATTGCAGAAGGTGTTGAATTGCTAGAAGAGGTAAAGTACTTGCTCGATAACGGATGCACTCTCATTCAAGGCTATTATTATTACAAGCCGATGGATCCAAGCGATATTCGGAAAATTTTACAACAGAGTACAACTTCTCAGTTATAA
- a CDS encoding YojF family protein, which yields MKPIDPKIVQLFIDKLKEQELYIHLEMTMGAYASHNDQSKHPAATFIKNARIRYIQGSISGNGPYYRVGLKLEEGWTYSEGLTHYEETETERLILAGHDSAGKLIVALQLSRVPF from the coding sequence ATGAAGCCGATCGATCCAAAGATAGTCCAATTATTTATTGATAAGCTCAAAGAGCAAGAGCTCTATATCCATCTAGAGATGACCATGGGAGCATACGCTTCCCACAACGATCAATCTAAGCATCCTGCGGCGACGTTCATTAAGAATGCGCGTATTCGTTATATTCAGGGTTCTATAAGTGGTAATGGGCCATACTACCGTGTTGGCTTAAAGCTTGAAGAAGGCTGGACGTATTCAGAGGGCCTCACACATTATGAGGAAACCGAGACAGAACGTCTTATTCTCGCAGGCCACGATTCTGCAGGGAAGCTCATCGTTGCGTTGCAATTAAGTCGTGTCCCGTTTTGA
- a CDS encoding SDR family oxidoreductase: MLPYALVTGADRGLGYALVKQLLHRQYNVIASQYMRDQGQLDQLANEYEGKLTLVQLDVANDHSVAQAAKTIATLTDKLDILINNAGVLGDTEATIHEPLNFNEMQQVFNVNSLGPLRVVNALAPLVLASDRKLIVNISSEAGSIAECERTSWFGYCMSKAALNMQSALIHNQIKSAGGQLLLLHPGWVQSYMHGSLNLEADLSADESASQIVNRIFEFKATPTNKPIYMDYLGNLLPW; this comes from the coding sequence ATGCTACCTTATGCATTAGTAACTGGGGCAGATCGGGGATTGGGTTACGCGCTGGTGAAGCAGCTACTCCATCGGCAATACAACGTTATTGCTAGTCAATATATGAGAGATCAAGGGCAATTGGATCAATTGGCTAACGAATATGAAGGGAAGTTAACTCTCGTACAGCTTGATGTCGCTAATGATCATAGCGTTGCACAAGCGGCTAAAACGATTGCTACACTCACAGACAAGCTGGATATCTTAATCAATAATGCGGGAGTTTTAGGTGATACTGAAGCTACGATTCACGAGCCACTCAACTTTAACGAGATGCAGCAGGTGTTCAATGTCAATTCTTTAGGTCCGCTTCGGGTTGTAAATGCGCTTGCTCCACTTGTACTTGCCAGCGATCGAAAGCTGATTGTGAATATTTCATCTGAAGCAGGCAGTATCGCGGAATGTGAACGGACAAGCTGGTTCGGCTATTGCATGTCGAAGGCAGCGCTAAATATGCAATCAGCACTTATTCACAATCAGATAAAGTCAGCCGGGGGGCAATTATTGTTGCTTCATCCGGGCTGGGTACAATCCTATATGCATGGGAGTTTAAATTTGGAGGCAGATTTGTCTGCAGATGAATCCGCTAGCCAGATTGTAAATCGAATATTTGAGTTTAAAGCTACACCGACTAATAAACCGATCTATATGGACTATCTCGGAAATTTGCTGCCATGGTAA
- a CDS encoding ABC transporter substrate-binding protein, producing the protein MQRLIKKATLAILSFTMVAAVMGCSSSGINQQENSPEDGQVTLKFVWWGSDQRKESTLQVIELYKKEHPHVNFETEVFSNTTDTATQLAIQTANQNTADIIQADYNFIFNYINRDLIEPLDPYVNNNLLNLADIEQAYLAPGMKNEQLYALAIANNAQTIVYNPELFNKAGVAVPKDEYTIDDLHNTLVQLKQQIDDPDFYPLGNMIDVFYYLRARGASMYNADGTALGYEDDQIMTDYYTLYRKWIDEGLLIKNSINASKNDENHPIVTEKAAMYSVSSNAISTLSKLAGHTMKLLPFPVIQGGQEGKFIKPSMFLAMSSYSKNKEEAAKFIDFFINNEEANDILNGERGVPVSNKIAARLSTKLDEAGKEQYRFLEYLQSHSSPIDPPYPSSYVVVNNAYQVTLQNVIDGDLSPKEGALQYRSQAEQFMGGKSE; encoded by the coding sequence TTGCAAAGATTAATCAAGAAAGCAACACTAGCTATTCTTAGCTTCACGATGGTTGCAGCAGTTATGGGGTGTAGTAGCTCCGGCATCAATCAACAAGAGAATAGCCCAGAAGATGGACAAGTAACACTCAAGTTCGTATGGTGGGGCTCGGATCAAAGGAAAGAAAGTACGCTTCAGGTCATTGAGCTCTATAAGAAGGAACATCCTCATGTGAATTTTGAGACGGAGGTGTTCTCGAATACAACGGACACGGCGACTCAATTGGCCATTCAAACTGCTAATCAGAACACAGCAGATATTATTCAGGCTGATTATAACTTCATCTTCAACTATATTAATCGTGATCTGATCGAGCCACTTGATCCCTATGTGAACAATAATCTGCTTAATCTTGCGGATATTGAGCAAGCCTATTTGGCTCCGGGTATGAAGAATGAGCAACTGTATGCACTTGCAATCGCGAACAACGCCCAAACCATCGTATATAATCCCGAGCTTTTCAACAAAGCAGGCGTTGCTGTTCCTAAGGATGAGTATACGATTGATGATCTGCATAATACCCTTGTGCAGTTAAAGCAACAGATCGATGATCCAGACTTCTATCCTCTCGGGAATATGATCGATGTGTTCTATTATTTGAGAGCCAGAGGAGCATCTATGTACAATGCGGATGGTACTGCTCTGGGATATGAAGATGACCAGATTATGACAGACTACTATACGCTGTACCGCAAGTGGATTGATGAGGGCCTTCTAATTAAGAACTCAATAAACGCGAGCAAAAATGACGAAAACCATCCTATCGTTACTGAGAAGGCCGCTATGTATTCGGTCTCTAGTAACGCTATTTCTACATTAAGTAAACTTGCAGGTCACACTATGAAGTTGCTTCCATTCCCGGTGATTCAAGGTGGACAAGAAGGTAAGTTCATCAAACCTTCCATGTTCCTCGCGATGTCTTCTTATTCCAAGAATAAAGAGGAAGCTGCCAAGTTTATCGATTTTTTCATTAACAACGAAGAGGCTAATGATATTCTGAACGGAGAACGGGGAGTCCCGGTATCCAATAAGATTGCAGCAAGATTGTCTACTAAGCTTGATGAAGCGGGAAAAGAGCAATATCGGTTTCTAGAATATCTGCAATCCCATTCTAGTCCGATTGATCCTCCTTATCCCTCCAGCTATGTGGTTGTGAATAATGCTTATCAAGTGACTCTTCAAAATGTGATTGATGGGGATTTATCTCCTAAGGAAGGCGCTTTACAATATAGATCCCAAGCCGAACAATTCATGGGAGGGAAATCGGAATAA
- a CDS encoding NAD(P)-dependent oxidoreductase — MKVGVIGATGKAGSLIVKEAVSRGHEVTAIVRNASKLIDHKVAVLEKDVFQLSSEDLAAFDVIVNAFGAAPGNEQQHIEAGQALIQALKAAPNTRLIVVGGAGSLYVDEAKTLQVLNTPDFPELYMATARSQGQNLADLQQATGIKWTFISPAAFFDPEGQRTGSYTKGKDNLIVNSKNQSYVSYADYAIAVVDEIENPQHINERFTLVSEN; from the coding sequence ATGAAAGTCGGAGTGATTGGTGCAACTGGAAAAGCAGGTAGCTTGATTGTGAAGGAAGCAGTAAGTAGAGGGCATGAAGTAACCGCAATCGTTCGTAATGCCTCTAAATTGATAGATCATAAAGTAGCTGTTCTCGAAAAGGATGTATTCCAATTGTCGTCTGAGGATCTCGCAGCGTTTGATGTCATTGTCAATGCCTTCGGCGCTGCACCAGGCAACGAGCAGCAGCATATTGAAGCTGGACAAGCTCTCATCCAAGCACTGAAAGCAGCCCCAAATACACGACTCATCGTCGTTGGTGGCGCTGGAAGCTTATATGTCGATGAAGCTAAGACGCTGCAAGTATTGAACACACCTGACTTCCCTGAGCTCTACATGGCAACTGCACGCAGTCAAGGTCAAAACTTAGCAGACTTGCAGCAAGCAACAGGGATTAAATGGACCTTTATTAGTCCGGCTGCATTTTTCGATCCAGAGGGACAAAGAACGGGCTCTTATACGAAGGGCAAAGACAATCTCATCGTAAATAGCAAAAATCAAAGTTATGTCAGCTATGCGGACTATGCGATTGCAGTTGTCGATGAAATCGAAAATCCACAACATATCAACGAACGCTTTACGCTAGTATCAGAAAATTAA
- a CDS encoding ferritin-like domain-containing protein produces the protein MYYTTTHPSDPRLINDIVQAINGEFEAIVCYEQLSKLAPTDDTRNQILEIRNDEIRHYNQFSQIYTSITGLTPTPQYPKNCPTDYRAGIQSAFKDEQETVDFYHRISERANNPHISIPFQRAAADEQNHAVWFLFFLTSSSKD, from the coding sequence ATGTATTACACAACTACTCATCCATCTGATCCAAGACTCATCAATGATATTGTGCAGGCAATCAACGGAGAGTTTGAGGCAATCGTATGCTATGAACAACTCTCAAAGCTTGCACCCACTGACGATACTCGCAATCAAATCTTAGAAATTCGCAATGACGAAATCAGACATTACAATCAGTTCTCTCAGATCTATACTTCAATTACAGGTCTGACCCCAACACCTCAATATCCCAAAAACTGTCCGACTGATTATCGAGCAGGAATTCAGTCTGCATTCAAAGATGAGCAAGAGACAGTTGACTTTTATCATCGGATTTCAGAAAGAGCGAACAATCCGCACATTTCTATACCATTCCAACGCGCCGCCGCTGATGAACAGAATCATGCAGTCTGGTTTTTGTTTTTCCTTACAAGTAGCTCAAAAGATTAG
- a CDS encoding heme-degrading domain-containing protein — MDNYELLLEELLRQETDYQFNIFTNQTAIAIGSAILARANQMGKCISVDIRRNGDVLFHAKQEGMGPNNDRWIQRKINVVHHFGHSSYYMHVLYKSWNTTIQENAYVNPMEYATEGGSFPILIRDVGVIGTISVSGLAGDEDHGIIVSVLKEYMS, encoded by the coding sequence TTGGATAATTATGAGCTGTTATTAGAAGAACTGCTACGGCAGGAAACAGATTATCAATTCAATATATTTACGAATCAGACAGCGATTGCGATTGGTAGTGCGATATTGGCGAGAGCGAATCAGATGGGCAAATGCATTTCGGTAGATATTCGTAGAAATGGTGATGTACTGTTTCATGCAAAGCAAGAAGGAATGGGTCCGAACAACGATCGCTGGATTCAGCGCAAGATTAATGTCGTTCATCATTTCGGGCATAGCTCTTATTATATGCACGTACTCTATAAATCATGGAATACGACGATTCAAGAGAATGCTTACGTTAATCCTATGGAATATGCGACAGAGGGCGGATCATTTCCTATACTCATTAGGGATGTGGGCGTCATCGGGACGATTTCCGTCTCTGGCTTGGCAGGAGATGAGGATCATGGGATCATCGTATCTGTGTTGAAGGAGTATATGTCTTAA
- the bshB2 gene encoding bacillithiol biosynthesis deacetylase BshB2, producing MNKKYEKILVVFPHPDDEAFGVSGTLAKYIHEGAQVTYACLTLGEMGRNMGFPPFANRVTLPLIRKLELEASCRAIGIQDVRMLGFHDKTIEFEDPDHLDAQLDALIREIEPSLVITFYPGYSVHPDHDATGAAVVRTISKIAREKRPVIQCVAFSNDREQAIGKPDIVNDISKFLAQKLASLEAHESQFKVSELLGTQKVNDKEIVSRFGVEQLWTYSFID from the coding sequence ATGAACAAAAAATATGAAAAAATTCTCGTCGTATTTCCCCATCCCGATGATGAGGCGTTCGGAGTTTCAGGAACACTAGCAAAGTATATTCACGAGGGTGCACAAGTTACCTATGCGTGTCTGACATTAGGTGAAATGGGACGTAATATGGGTTTCCCCCCATTTGCAAATCGTGTTACACTGCCGTTAATCCGTAAGCTGGAGCTTGAAGCGTCGTGTCGTGCGATTGGTATTCAAGATGTACGAATGTTAGGCTTTCACGATAAGACGATTGAGTTCGAAGATCCAGATCATCTAGATGCACAGCTCGATGCCCTCATCCGTGAAATTGAGCCGTCACTCGTCATCACCTTCTACCCGGGGTATAGCGTTCATCCCGACCATGATGCGACTGGAGCAGCAGTGGTCCGAACGATAAGCAAAATTGCACGCGAAAAGCGGCCAGTTATACAATGTGTTGCATTTTCTAACGATCGTGAGCAAGCGATTGGGAAGCCTGATATCGTAAATGATATATCGAAATTTTTGGCACAGAAGTTGGCATCACTTGAAGCGCATGAGTCGCAATTTAAAGTTTCAGAGTTGCTCGGTACACAGAAGGTAAATGATAAAGAAATTGTCTCGCGGTTCGGTGTCGAGCAGCTTTGGACGTATTCTTTTATAGATTAA
- a CDS encoding DUF1801 domain-containing protein — protein MEGNKAVYNSIDDYISIFPVEVQEKLSAIRNVIKEAAPEAKETISYQMPTFVLHGNLVHFAAFKNHIGFYPTASGTEAFEQQLSAYKGGKGSIQFPLNQPIPYELIRSIVAFRVAKNTEKALLKSKKKK, from the coding sequence ATGGAAGGTAATAAAGCGGTATACAATTCAATAGACGACTATATTTCAATCTTCCCGGTTGAAGTTCAGGAGAAGCTTTCAGCAATCAGGAATGTGATCAAAGAAGCTGCACCAGAGGCGAAGGAAACGATCAGCTATCAGATGCCAACATTTGTGCTTCATGGTAATTTGGTGCACTTTGCTGCATTTAAAAATCATATCGGTTTTTATCCCACAGCCAGCGGAACTGAAGCATTTGAACAACAATTGTCTGCCTATAAGGGAGGTAAAGGGTCCATACAATTTCCCTTGAATCAACCTATCCCATATGAGCTAATTCGAAGTATTGTTGCATTCAGAGTCGCGAAGAATACGGAAAAGGCGCTTTTGAAATCGAAGAAGAAAAAGTAG
- a CDS encoding Rrf2 family transcriptional regulator, translating to MKISSRFSIAVHILSLLELSKDEGALCTSEWIAGSVNTNPVIIRRLLGQLKKAGLVNVRPGTGGAFLLRDLSDVSLLDVYHAVDVVKEDELFHIHEEPNPQCPVGSNIEAVLQLVLSRAQMAMEQILADITMKQLANDLFVAANPSK from the coding sequence ATGAAGATTAGTAGCCGATTTTCCATTGCTGTTCATATTCTGTCTTTGCTTGAGCTCAGTAAAGATGAAGGCGCGCTTTGCACCTCAGAATGGATTGCAGGAAGTGTCAATACGAATCCTGTTATTATTCGCAGACTTCTTGGACAGCTTAAGAAAGCAGGCCTAGTCAATGTGCGTCCAGGCACAGGCGGAGCGTTCTTGTTACGCGACTTAAGTGATGTCTCTCTTCTGGACGTATATCACGCGGTAGACGTCGTAAAAGAGGACGAGCTCTTCCATATCCACGAGGAACCTAATCCTCAGTGTCCTGTTGGCTCAAACATAGAAGCGGTCCTACAACTCGTATTAAGTCGCGCACAAATGGCAATGGAGCAAATTCTAGCTGACATTACAATGAAGCAGCTAGCGAATGATTTATTCGTTGCAGCAAATCCAAGCAAGTAA
- a CDS encoding MATE family efflux transporter, which yields MQRLGTVVTNKTQFLLNKYFTGHTMTYKQMFAMIIPIFVDMAFIVIMSIMNTAMISSSGVAAVSAVSSVDTLNIFIMSVFIAIATGGTVIVAQYKGSGNQEMVSRTAAQSISTVTLISLLISLFVIIFNTSTLQLLFGSAEAEVLHNAKIFLIGNCISFPFLGLYQAITGVLRGVADTKACLVLSIILNATYFFLNIILITIFDFGVIGLTVSLIIARVIGAVASFIYLLKYDHTLRFKVKDALKLNYSIIRKMMYIGLPFAAEQMFFNGGKILTQTFIVQFGTLAMTINAISNSIAMLFQMVGNALAVAIVTIVGQCIGRNDIPDARKFIRSLHGLSAVSFLLMAAIIIPFFPMIVNLFSPPAEIVPTIYILMVMLAIAHPLVWSISFMMPSALRAAGDSKFTSITSLLTMWLFRIILGYILGVTLGYGIIGIWIAMVAEWAVRGVIFTWRYKGDKWYKHKLI from the coding sequence ATGCAAAGATTAGGTACTGTTGTGACGAATAAGACACAGTTTCTTTTAAACAAATATTTTACAGGCCACACAATGACCTACAAGCAGATGTTCGCAATGATTATCCCCATCTTTGTCGACATGGCTTTTATCGTTATTATGAGCATCATGAACACGGCTATGATCAGTTCCTCAGGTGTTGCCGCTGTCAGTGCAGTAAGCTCAGTGGATACGCTCAACATCTTTATTATGAGTGTATTCATTGCAATAGCTACAGGTGGAACAGTCATCGTTGCGCAATATAAGGGCAGTGGAAATCAAGAGATGGTATCCCGCACTGCTGCACAATCCATATCTACAGTCACGCTAATATCCTTACTGATTAGCTTATTTGTCATTATTTTCAACACATCAACCTTGCAATTACTATTCGGCAGCGCAGAGGCTGAAGTACTCCACAACGCAAAAATCTTTCTAATTGGCAACTGCATTTCCTTTCCGTTCCTCGGCTTATACCAAGCGATCACAGGGGTGCTGCGTGGGGTAGCAGATACGAAAGCATGTCTGGTTCTATCCATTATATTGAACGCTACATATTTTTTCCTGAATATTATACTCATTACCATCTTCGATTTCGGTGTGATTGGGCTTACCGTTTCCTTAATTATTGCGAGAGTAATAGGTGCAGTTGCATCATTCATTTACTTGTTGAAATATGACCATACTTTGCGTTTTAAAGTAAAGGACGCATTGAAGTTAAACTACTCGATTATTAGAAAAATGATGTATATCGGTCTTCCCTTTGCTGCGGAGCAGATGTTCTTTAATGGTGGGAAAATACTTACACAAACGTTCATCGTGCAGTTCGGAACGTTAGCAATGACAATCAATGCCATTAGCAACTCTATTGCCATGCTATTCCAAATGGTAGGAAACGCACTAGCCGTTGCAATCGTTACAATCGTTGGTCAATGTATTGGGCGCAATGACATTCCAGATGCAAGGAAGTTCATACGTTCTTTGCACGGCCTGTCCGCTGTCAGCTTCCTATTAATGGCAGCGATCATTATCCCATTCTTTCCGATGATTGTGAACTTATTCTCGCCACCTGCCGAAATCGTTCCGACAATTTATATCCTAATGGTTATGCTCGCTATTGCGCACCCTCTAGTATGGTCCATTAGTTTCATGATGCCTTCGGCTCTGCGGGCAGCAGGAGATTCGAAGTTCACATCAATCACTTCCTTGCTAACCATGTGGTTATTCCGCATTATTTTGGGCTACATCTTGGGCGTTACCCTTGGGTATGGAATTATCGGAATCTGGATTGCTATGGTAGCTGAATGGGCAGTCCGCGGAGTTATATTCACATGGCGATACAAGGGCGACAAGTGGTATAAACATAAGCTGATCTAA